The DNA window GGGCGGCATTGCTTCGAGCATCTGACCGTCGAGGAGAACCTTCTGACCGGCGCCTATACCCGCACCGATGGCCGCGCCGCGATCCAGGCCGATCTCGAGATGGTCTATGGTTATTTCCCGCGCCTGAAGGAGCGGCGGAAGTCCCAGGCGGGCTATACCTCGGGCGGCGAGCAGCAGATGGTCGCCATCGGCCGCGCGCTGATGAGCCGGCCGCAGATGATCCTGCTGGACGAGCCCTCGATGGGGCTCGCGCCGCAGCTTGTCGAACAGATCTTCGAGATCGTGAAATCGGTCAACGAGAACGAGGGCGTGACCTTCCTTCTGGCCGAGCAGAACACCAATGTCGCGCTCCGCTATGCCCATTACGGCTATATCCTCGAATCCGGCCGGATCGTGATGGACGGCCCGGCTGCCGATCTGCGCGAGAACCCGGATGTGAAGGAGTTCTATCTCGGCATGTCCGATCAGGGCCGCAAGAGCTTTCGCGATGTGCGGTCCTACCGCCGCCGCAAGCGCTGGCTGAGCTGACGCTGCCTGTCATCTGTGACCGAAGGAGTACCGATGTCCGTTCCTTTCGACGCTCTCGAGACCCGCTCGGAAGGCGAGCGCGCTGCCTCTCTGGCCGAATGTCTGCCCGCGCTGGTCGCGGCCGCCCGTGCGCTGCCGGGCTATGCCGGGGCGCTGGCCGAGGTGAACCCGCTGAGCCTGACCACGCGCGAGGCCCTGGCGACGCTGCCCGTCCTGCGCAAGTCGGGCCTCGTCGCCGCGCAATCGGCCGATGCGCCCTTCGGCGGCTATACCGCCTGGGAGGCGCGTCAGTTCGATCATGTCTTCCAGTCGCCCGGACCGATCTACGAACCGGGCTGTGTCAGCACCAACTGGTGGCGGCTGGGCCGCTTCCTGCATGCCGCCGGAATCGGCGAGGGCGACATCGTGCAGAACTGCTTCGGCTATCACCTGACGCCCGCCGGCATGATGTTCGAGAACGGCGCGCGTGCCGTCGGGGCTGCGGTCCTGCCCGCTGGCACCGGCCAGACCGAGCTGCAGGTGCGCGCCGCCCGCGATGTTGGCGTGACCGCCTATGCCGGGACGCCCGATTTCCTCAAGGTGCTGCTCGACCGGGCCGACGCATTGGGGATGGATCTGTCGCGCATCCGGCGCGCCGTCGTGTCGGGAGGCGCGTTGTTCCCGTCGCTGCGTCAGGACTATGCCGATCGGGGCATCGCCTGCCTGCAATGCTATGCCACCGCCGATCTCGGCAATATCGCTTATGAAAGTCCGGCGATGGAGGGGATGATCGTCGATGAGGGCGTGATCGTCGAGATCGTGCGCCCCGGCACCGGCGATCCGCTGCCCGATGGCGAGGTGGGCGAGGTCGTGGTGACGACGCTCAACCCCGACTATCCGCTGATCCGCTTCGCGACCGGAGATCTGTCCGCGGTGATGCCGGGGCAATCGCCCTGCGGGCGCACAAACATGCGCATCCGGGGCTGGATGGGCCGGGCCGACCAGACCGCCAAGATCAAGGGCATGTTCGTCCGCCCCGAGCAGGTGGCCGATCTCGTCGCACGCCATCCCGACGTGACGAAGGCACGGGTCGTGGTCGGTCGCGCGGGCGAGCGCGACACGATGACGGTGCTGCTCGAGACCGAGGCAACCGACCCCGCGCCTTTCGCGGCCAGCGTCGCCGAGGTGCTGAAGCTGAAAGGAACGGTCGAGCTGGTCGCGCCGGGCAGCCTGCCCAATGACGGTCTGATGATCGAGGATACCCGACGCTACGATTGAGGCCGCAGCCCTGTCCCGCCCGCCTTGTCTCGCCTGCCCCGGGCTGTCAGCTTGCGGCCTGCTGTCCTCCGTTGTCCGGGCTGCGACGCTGCCTTTGTACCGACCATCTGTCGATCAGCCGCGCCCATAGGATCAGGCAGAGGCAAGCCGCCAGGACGTAGTGCCTGGCAAAGCCGGACGGGAAGGCTAGGAAGTGCAGCAGCGCGAAACCTATGGAGGCAAGGACCGCCTTGTCGAATGGGACGAGGCGGCCCCGCATCGCCTTCGCGGCGAGAAAGGCTGCCGTTCCGAGGATCAGCGCGACCATTCCCGTATCTTTCGAGACGAGACGCTGCAAGCCCCTGGCATAGGCCCCCAGGATGTCGGTCATCCCGAGCGTCCGCTCCATCTCCGCGGGATAGGGTTGAGGTCCCGAGACAAGGGTGAAGTCGAAGACGCGAAGATAGCCGTAATTGCCCGAGACGGCGTTCAGGCCGACAACGGTCGCGGCTCCGGCGCCCAGCATGGCGGCGATCCACAGGCGCGGAACCCGACCATGAAGCAGAAGCGCCGCGAAGGGCAGCAGGATGACGAAATCGGTCCTTGCCAGCGGAAGAAGCGCGAAAAGCAGCATTGCCGGGCGCGGGTGCCTTTGACAGAGCAGCAGCGCCGCAAGCGCGATCAGTGCGGCCAGCCCGTCGGGGGTCGAGAGCCGCGCCAGGGAGCCAAGCCCGGTCTCGTACAGGGCAAAGGGGAGAAGCGCGGCGACCGCGATCGATCTGGGAGAGACGGCGACCCATCCGAGGATCAGGAGAAGCCCGCCGCACAGGGCCGAGACCAGCGCCGTTCCGTCTGCGATCGTCCCGGTGAGCTTCGAGCCCGCGATGGACAGAGCCACATAGAGCGGCCGGATGGAATAGAACGGCAGCTGCTGGCGGAGCGCCTCGGGATCCTGGTAGACGGCCGCCCGATAGCCTCCGGTGGTCAGCTTCTCGAAGGTCTCGGGTGCGGTCGCGCGGCGGATATCTTCATAGGTCCGGGTCGAAAGGTGGTCGGTGCCGGTTTCTCCCATCAGCCTGTAGGCGACGGCGGTGTAACCGATGACATCCCAGTTGTGATGACTGCGGGCGTAGGAGTTCAGGACGAAGAACAACGAGAGAACCGCCAGGTAGGCAAGTCCGGCCAGTTTCAGGGCGCGTGCGTTTCCAAGAGTGTTCAAATCGGTCTGCCTGTCCTCTGTACCGCGCCTGCCCGGCGGCGTCCTGTCCGGCTCCGGGCGCACGGCTTGTCCGCGTCGATGGCTCTTTTAGGCGGAAGGCCTGACCGGAACAATGGCTTCAGGTCATGAAGACATAGGTGCCGGGCGCGGGGCAAAGCGGCGGCAGGCCGGCATCGGGCGCGCCCATCGCGGGAGGGGCCGCCTCGGCCGGGCCGGTCCTTGCGGCCAGCCAGCCCGCCCATTCCTGCCACCACGATCCCTCCTGCGCCGGGTGGCGCGCATACCAGCTGTCGGGGTCCATGTAGCGGGTGTCGGGCGTCCGGCAGCCGATGCGGTAATAGCGGCCCTTGTGACCCGGCTCGGACAGGATGCCGCCGTTATGGCCGCCCTTGGTCAGCACGAAGGTCAGCTCGTTCTGGGTGAAGAGCGCGACCTTGTAGACCGAATGCCAGGGCGCGATATGGTCCTTCTCGGTGCCGATCACGAACATCGGCGCCCGGATGTCCTTGAGCGCGATCACCCTGCCGTCGACCGCGAACCGGCCCGAGGTCAGGCGGTTGTCGAGAAACAGCGCCCGCAGATAGTCGGAATGCATCCGCGCGGGCATCCGCGTCGCATCGGCGTTCCAGGCCGAGATGTCGAAACCCTCGTCCTCCTTGCCCATCAGGTAGCGCCGGACCGCGCGGGTCCAGACCAGATCCTCGTCGCGCAGCGCCCGGAAGGCGCCCGCCATCTGTTCCTGCGCCAGATAGCCCTGATCCCACATCATGTCCTCGAGGAAGGCCACCTGGCTTTCATCGAGAAACAGCATCAGCTCGCCGGCTTCGGTGAAGTCGGTCTGGGCCGCCAGCAGCGTGATCGAGCCCAGCCGGTCGTCGCCGTCGCGCGCCATGGTGGCGGCGGCGATCGACAGGATGGTGCCGCCGAGGCAGTAGCCGCAGGCATGGATCTTCTGTTCGGGCACGATCCGGCCCACCGCCTCGAGCGCGGCCATCACGCCGTCGCGGCGGTAATCGTCAAGCGACACCTCGCGGTAATCGGCGGTCGGGTTCACCCAGGACATCGCGAAGACGGTGAAGCCCTGCCCGACCAGATAGGCGATCAGCGAGTTTTCCGGGCTGAGGTCGAGGATGTAGTATTTCATGATCCAGGCCGGCACGATCAGCACCGGCTCGGGATGCACGGTGGCGGTCCGGGGCGCGTATTGGATCAGCTCGAACAGATCGTTGCGGAACACCACCTCGCCTTCGGTGACGGCGAGGTTGCGGCCGACCGCATAGCCCTCCGGGGCGGGGGCGGGATCGCCCTTGGCTTGTGCGCCCAGATCCTCGGTCAGGTGTTTCAGCCCCTGCATCAGGCTGGCCCCGCCGGTGCGCAGCGTTTCCTGCAGGATTTCGGGATTGGTCAGCAGCATGTTCGAGGGCGACAGCATATCGAGCATCTGCCGCGCCATGAAGGCGACCCGGTCGCTGCTATGCGGGTCGGTGCCGCGGGCCGGTTCGGCGGCGGCGTCCCACCAGTCCTGCGCGGCCAGAAAGGCCTGCTGCCACAGCGAGAAGGGCGGGCGCGACCAAGCGGGATGGGTAAAGCGGTGATCCTCGGCGCGCGGCCGGAACGGCGGGGCCCCGGCCGACCAGCCCGCGGCATGGGCGGCCAGTTTCGCACCGTTGTGAAGCGCGCGCTCGGCCAGTTCCATCTGGCGGCCAGGGGCGCGGGCGAGATGGCTGGCCCAGTCTGCCCAGGCGGCAACGGCCGCGTTGGGCGAGGTGCCCGAGGTCATCCGCGCCAGGATCGCGCGGCCCGCCCGGTCGGCGGTCTCGTAGGGATGGTCGGATTCCGGATGGCCGTTCGGTGCGGTCATGGCCTGCCTCTTCATCGTTCTGCCCTGGCCGGTCTGATGCAACGGCCTGTCAGAACCGCGATAACAATCGGGCCATGGCGCGACAATCCTGCCGCAACGTAAAAACGCTCCGGACCGAGATCCGGAGCGTTTCGGGTCACGACGTGACCTGATCCTGTTGCGGCGCTCAGCCCTGGCGGGCTTTGAAGCGGCGCTGGGTCTTGTTGATCACATAGACCCGGCCCTTGCGGCGCACAACGCGGCAGTCACGATGACGCTGCTTGAGCGAGCGGAGCGAGTTGCGGACCTTCATCGGCCTTCTCCTCATGTCGCGGCGCGTCCGTGCGCCTCGTGGGTTTCAAGGGCTGTCCCCGGGCCTTGCGCCGCGGGGACAGAAATTCGATGGTGGGCGGTACTGGGATCGAACCAGTGACCCCTACGATGTCAACGTAGTGCTCTACCGCTGAGCTAACCGCCCGTTTCCGAAACCATCCTGCCCTTCCGAAAGAAAACGGACGCGGGCAGGACCGCGTCGGTCCGCAGGTCTATAAAAGGAGTCGGAGGAGGGTGCAAGGGCTTTTGGTCTTCTCTATTATGCCATTATAAATGTCCGGAGGAGGACCTGGCGGCGTGCAGGCGTTCAAGCTTTTCCGGCCTGACGGGCCGGCCACCAGCATTGTGTTTTCCTCGCCCCATAGCGGGCGGGATTACCCGAGTTCGTTCCTGCGCCAGACGGTGCTCGACGAACGCACCATCCGCTCTTCCGAGGATGCCTTCATCGATATCCTGTTTTCCGATGCGCCCGGGCAGGGCGCGCCGCTGCTCGCGGCTTCGGTGCCGCGCGCCTTCGTCGATCTCAACCGGGCCGCCGAGGAACTCGATCCGGCGGTGATCTCGGGGGCCCGGATGACCGGGCACAATCCGCGGATCAGCTCGGGGCTCGGAGTGATTCCCCGCGTTGTGGCAAACGGTCGCGGCATCTATCGCGGCAAGATCGCCCTGGCCGAGGCCGAAACGCGGATCGAGACCTGCTGGCGACCCTATCACCGCCAGCTCGAAGCGTTGCTCGAGGAGGCGATGGCCCGATTCGGCCAGTCGATCCTGATCGATTGCCATTCGATGCCGCGCGAGGCGATCGAAACCGCGCGGTCGGGTGGGCGGCCGCGCCCCGAGGTGGTGCTTGGCGACCGTTTCGGCACCTCGGCCGGTGCCGCGATCGTCGACCGGATCGAACAGGCCTTTTCCGCTGCGGGGCTTCGGGTCGTGCGCAACGCGCCCTTCGCCGGGGCCTATATCACCCAGCGCTACGGCCTGCCCGCGCGGCGACGCCATGCGGTGCAGGTCGAAATCGACCGCTCGCTTTACATGGACGAGGCCGAGATCCGTCCCAATGCCGGTTTCGACCCGCTGCGGCGCGTGCTGGGCGAGGTGGTGGCGTCGCTGAGCGCGATCGGCCGTCCCGACGACGTGCCGCTGGCGGCCGAATAGGCCCGGCGTTCAGACGAAATCCGACCGCCGGAACAGGCTGCGCACGATGGTCAGCCCGGCGCCGATGGCCCCGATGGTGAAAGCCACGCGAAGTCCGGCCGAGGCGGTCATGCCCAGCGTCTGTGCGGCGGTGGCCGGATCCTGCGAGGTCAGGTTCAGCAGGCCGATGATGCATTGCGTGGCCGCGCCGCCCGGGATCATCGGGATGCAGCCCGCCACCGCCAGCGCGGTTCCCATCCGCGCCACCCTGAGCCGGGGCAGCGACAGGAGCTCGACCCCCAGCGCGACCGCGGCCGCGGCTGCGAAGGAGGCGGCCTCGAGGCTCCAGCCCATATCCAGCCCGAGGGTGCGTACCGCCAGCGCCAGCGCACCGGCCGCCGCCGCCCAGGCCAGCCGCAGCCAGTCGAAGTTGAACAAGACGCCGAAGCCCGCCGCCGCGACAGCGCCGAACACCGCCTGATGCAGGACCGAGCGCTGCGGCTCGAACACCGCGTCGGGCATCTCGGGCACCAGAAGCCGTGCCGCCGAGATGCCGACGGTGATGAAGATGAGGATCATCCCCACCGTCACGAAGCGGGCGCTGCCGGTGGTCGGGTGGCCTTCCATGATGTCGGTCTGGGCATTCATCGCCGGCACCCCCGGCACCAGCAGGAGGACCGCCGCCGTCATCGCCGTCTCGACCATGTGGCTGCCCGCAGGTATCGCCATGAGCCCGGCCAGCGTCGCTGCGAGGCAGGCGACGATTGCGGTCAGGACGAAGGGGTTGGCGCCGTGGCGCATCAGGCTCACGCGGACCCATTGCCCGGCCGTGCCGGCCGCCAGCACCGGCCCGAAGGCGGCCCAGTCGACCCCCAGAAGCCGCCCGAAGGCGGCGCAGGCGATGCCGGCGGCAAATGCGATCAGCAGCCGCGGGTGATGCGGGGTCTGCGCGCGGAGCCGGGCCAGCGCGTCGCTGACCTCTCCGGTAGTGGCACCGTCGCGTTCGACCGCGACGCAGAGATCGCGGATGGCGTGGTTCAGGCGCATGTTGACCCCATGCGCGCCGGTGCCGGTCATCCGGGTGATGCTGTTCCCGCCATGGGTCACGGTCAGCGCCAGAGAGGCGAAGCCGACCCGCACATGCACGTCCTCGGCGCCGAGCCCGAGGGCGATCTTGCGCATGCCGTCCCTCACCACCAGCGACTTGCCGCCGGTCTCGGTCAGAAGAACGCCCGCCTGCAACGCGGTCATCGCGATCTGTTCGAGGTGGCGGTGGCGCAACACCACGGGGTCGGTGCTTTCAGTCATGGCTAGCCTGCCTGGTCGTCGTCGATTTGCCCTCCCAATTGTCTCCCCTGCCGCGAAGGACAAGGCCAATCTGTGGCGATGCCGCCCCCGCCGGTGACGAGGTTGCCCGCAGGATCTGTTAAAAATGGAAGGGATTTCGATGGTTTGGGTGCATTTTCAGTGGCGGCTTGGCGTCGTGCACTACTAGTCGCGCGGCTGCAAGGAGAGGTGGCAACCCGGGTGACAGGCAACCATGAGCATCGCGCATCCCGAAAAGATCGGGCTTGGAACCTGGGATCGCGACTCGCGCGGCACAGCGCTGGGCGATCTGGGTAAGCTGGGCTTCGAGTGGTACTACACCTGGAGCGACCGGCCCCTTTACGACGCCGGCCCGAGTCCCGATCCGGCCGAGTTCGTCGGCATGGCCCGGGACGAGCGGATGGTCGGTCAGGCCGCGCTCGACCGCATCCTTGCCGCCGGGGCCGACACGCTTCTGGGCTTCAACGAACCCGATCTGGCCCGCCAGGCGGCTAGGGAGGTTGCGGAGGCGCTCGCGCTCTGGGGCGCGCTCGAGGCGACCGGGCTCCGGCTCGTCTCGCCGGCCGCCCCGCAGGAACAGGCCCTGGGGGCCGAAAGCTGGCTCGGCCGCTTCATGGACGGCGCCGCGGTGCAGGGGCTGGGGGTCGATGTCGTGGCCGTCCATTACTATTCCGACACTGGCGATCTCGCGATTTCGAGGCCTGGCTGAACGCGGTCCATGACCAGTATGGCAAGCCGGTTTGGGTCACCGAATGGGTGCTGGCCGACTGGACCGGCGGGCGCAGCTTCAGCGCCGCCGAACAGGCCGCCTTCGCCCGGACCGGGGCCGAGATGATGGATGCTCTCGATTTCGTCGAGCGTCACGCCTGGTTCACGGCCTATGAGGGCGGCGATGGCTGGTATCTGAACGGCGGCCTTTGCGACGCGGCGGGCAATCTGACCGAGGTTGGCCGTGTCTTCGCCGATCTGACCGCGGCCCGTTGCGCCCCCGACGATTGCGGGCAGCGATGGCGACGACCTGCTGAGCGGCGGCGCCGGGGCCGAGCTGATGCTGGGCGGGGCGGGCGACGGTCATCTGACCGGCGGCGGCTCGGATACACTTTGCGGCGGCGCGCGCAATGACAAGCTGCAGGGCAGCGTTGCGGGTGATCTGCTGAAGGACAGGACGGGCGACGATCTTTATGTGGTGGTCTCGACCGCAAGTGCCGTTCTGGAAAAGGCGTGCGCGGGGCGGGACCGGGTTCACGCCACGGTCGACTGGACGCTGGGGGACAATCTCGAACATCTTACCGTGACCGGGACGACCGCGCTTGACGGCACTGGCAACGGGTTGTGTCGGGCAATGCCGGGCAGAACCTGCTTTACGGTCTGGGCGGCGACGATACGCTGCTGGGGGCGGCCGGGGATGACGGGCTTCTGGGGGGGCGGGAGAGGATCGGCTCTGGGGCGGCGATGGCAATGACTGGCTGGACGGCGCGGAGGGCGAGGATATTCTCGACGGGGGCGCGGGCTCCGACCTGATGATCGGCGGCGCCGGGGCGGATCTTTTCATCTTCGGCGGCGGCCGGGACCGGATCGCCGATTTCGGGGAGGATATCGACACGCTCCGGCTGGACGCCGCGCTTTGGGCCGGGGCCGCGCCCGGCCCCGACGCGGTGGCGGATCTGGCCTATGCGACGGAGGCGGGCGTGTTTCTCGATTTCGGCGACGGCAATGGCATCCTGATCGAGGGGCTTAGCGCGGTCGGGGCGCTGATCGACGATCTGCAGATCGTCTGAGCGCCCCGCCGCAGGGGCCTATCGCAGCCGCTCGATCTGGTCGGGATGGATCTGGCCGAGCCAGGTTTCG is part of the Rhodovulum sp. MB263 genome and encodes:
- a CDS encoding phenylacetate--CoA ligase family protein, with amino-acid sequence MSVPFDALETRSEGERAASLAECLPALVAAARALPGYAGALAEVNPLSLTTREALATLPVLRKSGLVAAQSADAPFGGYTAWEARQFDHVFQSPGPIYEPGCVSTNWWRLGRFLHAAGIGEGDIVQNCFGYHLTPAGMMFENGARAVGAAVLPAGTGQTELQVRAARDVGVTAYAGTPDFLKVLLDRADALGMDLSRIRRAVVSGGALFPSLRQDYADRGIACLQCYATADLGNIAYESPAMEGMIVDEGVIVEIVRPGTGDPLPDGEVGEVVVTTLNPDYPLIRFATGDLSAVMPGQSPCGRTNMRIRGWMGRADQTAKIKGMFVRPEQVADLVARHPDVTKARVVVGRAGERDTMTVLLETEATDPAPFAASVAEVLKLKGTVELVAPGSLPNDGLMIEDTRRYD
- a CDS encoding alpha/beta hydrolase, which gives rise to MTAPNGHPESDHPYETADRAGRAILARMTSGTSPNAAVAAWADWASHLARAPGRQMELAERALHNGAKLAAHAAGWSAGAPPFRPRAEDHRFTHPAWSRPPFSLWQQAFLAAQDWWDAAAEPARGTDPHSSDRVAFMARQMLDMLSPSNMLLTNPEILQETLRTGGASLMQGLKHLTEDLGAQAKGDPAPAPEGYAVGRNLAVTEGEVVFRNDLFELIQYAPRTATVHPEPVLIVPAWIMKYYILDLSPENSLIAYLVGQGFTVFAMSWVNPTADYREVSLDDYRRDGVMAALEAVGRIVPEQKIHACGYCLGGTILSIAAATMARDGDDRLGSITLLAAQTDFTEAGELMLFLDESQVAFLEDMMWDQGYLAQEQMAGAFRALRDEDLVWTRAVRRYLMGKEDEGFDISAWNADATRMPARMHSDYLRALFLDNRLTSGRFAVDGRVIALKDIRAPMFVIGTEKDHIAPWHSVYKVALFTQNELTFVLTKGGHNGGILSEPGHKGRYYRIGCRTPDTRYMDPDSWYARHPAQEGSWWQEWAGWLAARTGPAEAAPPAMGAPDAGLPPLCPAPGTYVFMT
- a CDS encoding ABC transporter ATP-binding protein — translated: MFDTAPQDEALLELNNIEVIYNHVILVLKGVSLSVPKGGITALLGGNGAGKTTTLKAISNLLRSERGEVTKGSILYRGTRVQDLNPADLVKAGVIQVMEGRHCFEHLTVEENLLTGAYTRTDGRAAIQADLEMVYGYFPRLKERRKSQAGYTSGGEQQMVAIGRALMSRPQMILLDEPSMGLAPQLVEQIFEIVKSVNENEGVTFLLAEQNTNVALRYAHYGYILESGRIVMDGPAADLRENPDVKEFYLGMSDQGRKSFRDVRSYRRRKRWLS
- a CDS encoding N-formylglutamate amidohydrolase is translated as MQAFKLFRPDGPATSIVFSSPHSGRDYPSSFLRQTVLDERTIRSSEDAFIDILFSDAPGQGAPLLAASVPRAFVDLNRAAEELDPAVISGARMTGHNPRISSGLGVIPRVVANGRGIYRGKIALAEAETRIETCWRPYHRQLEALLEEAMARFGQSILIDCHSMPREAIETARSGGRPRPEVVLGDRFGTSAGAAIVDRIEQAFSAAGLRVVRNAPFAGAYITQRYGLPARRRHAVQVEIDRSLYMDEAEIRPNAGFDPLRRVLGEVVASLSAIGRPDDVPLAAE
- a CDS encoding threonine/serine exporter family protein, with the protein product MTESTDPVVLRHRHLEQIAMTALQAGVLLTETGGKSLVVRDGMRKIALGLGAEDVHVRVGFASLALTVTHGGNSITRMTGTGAHGVNMRLNHAIRDLCVAVERDGATTGEVSDALARLRAQTPHHPRLLIAFAAGIACAAFGRLLGVDWAAFGPVLAAGTAGQWVRVSLMRHGANPFVLTAIVACLAATLAGLMAIPAGSHMVETAMTAAVLLLVPGVPAMNAQTDIMEGHPTTGSARFVTVGMILIFITVGISAARLLVPEMPDAVFEPQRSVLHQAVFGAVAAAGFGVLFNFDWLRLAWAAAAGALALAVRTLGLDMGWSLEAASFAAAAAVALGVELLSLPRLRVARMGTALAVAGCIPMIPGGAATQCIIGLLNLTSQDPATAAQTLGMTASAGLRVAFTIGAIGAGLTIVRSLFRRSDFV
- the ykgO gene encoding type B 50S ribosomal protein L36, translating into MKVRNSLRSLKQRHRDCRVVRRKGRVYVINKTQRRFKARQG
- a CDS encoding glycosyl hydrolase — encoded protein: MSIAHPEKIGLGTWDRDSRGTALGDLGKLGFEWYYTWSDRPLYDAGPSPDPAEFVGMARDERMVGQAALDRILAAGADTLLGFNEPDLARQAAREVAEALALWGALEATGLRLVSPAAPQEQALGAESWLGRFMDGAAVQGLGVDVVAVHYYSDTGDLAISRPG